The DNA region AACTCTGCTCACACCATCGATGCCGGGATGTAAGTGGATGACACGTCCCAAACGCCAATGAAGGGGTGGATTGTTGTCCTCTTGGAGAAGAACTAAATCCCCGACACGAAGAGGGTTGCACTTCTGTGTACGCCACTTGGATCGCTGCTGCAACTCGCTGACATATTCATTTTGCCAGCGTCTCCAGAAATGCTGGCGAGCTTGCTCTATGCGGTTATAGCGCTGCAGGCGAGTAGCCTTTTCTTCCTCCAAGACTGGAGCTGGCAGGGAAGACAGTGGTCGGCCAATCAGGAAGTGCCCTGGAGTGAGAGAAAGAAGGTCGTGAGGGGAAGAAGAAACAGGATATAAGGGTCGGCTATTTAGAATAGCTTCCACCTGTGCAAACAAAGTAGAAAGTTCTTCGTACGTGAGATTTAAATTGCCCATTACTCTTTTAATGTGGTGCTTAGCTGACTTGATGCCGCCTTCCCAATATCCCCCAAAATGAGAAGCGTAAGTtggtataaaatgaaattttatattttcggtAGCTGCGTACTCAGATAGAGagttttgattttcttttaagaaaCTACCGATTTCCTTTGCAACGGCAACGAAATTCCTACCGTTATCGGAATAGATTTCAAGCGGTTTGCCGCGTCGGGCAACAAATCTCCGTAATGTCATAACAAAGGCATCCTTTGACAGCTCTGTTACGGCTTCTAAATGCACGCATTTGTATCGGAAACATATAAAAAGACATAAGTAACACTTTGAAAGTTTTGCGCCGCGgcctttcttatttaaaatcataaatggACCTGCGAAGTCTACCCCTGTCGTAAGAAATGGAAATGCTGGTATAGTTCGTTGTGACGGGAGATGGCCCATTATAGGTGTTAACGTACGACCCTGTAAGCGCCTACATCGAACACAGTTGCGTACAGTGCGACGTGCGAGATTTCTGCCAGCTAATGGCCATATGTAGTTACGCaccgtatataataaaagctgTGGTCCAGCGTGCATTTGTTTTATGTGTTCGTatcgaaaaattaaaatcgttaaataatGTTTAGACTGTAAAACTATTGGATGTTTCTTTTCGTAGTCGTAATTTGAGTGTTCCAATCTTCCGCCTACTCGAATAATGCCTGAATTATCTAAAAATACGTTAAGTGACTGAAGAATActtttacttgaaataaattgagTTTGTTTTAGTGCATTATATTCATCAGGAAATGACTGTATTTGAGCAAATTTGCaaagataattaaatgaaatttgtaattCATCTGTCGTGAGAATCcctctttttttagttttaagcgatttaatattatgaatgaatcGTAAAGCATAAGCAAATGATCGttttaatcgaataaaattagaaaatctttcaaattgaattattgGATCAACCACTAGAGCTACACTAACCTTTAATTCCGGCAATTCGTAATTAGTTCGTTTGTTTAGTGATGGCCACTCCGATTCAGAATTAGCTGAAAAACTTGGACCTGACCACCATAATTTGGattctactaaaatatttgttttagcgCCTCTAGAAATAAGGTCAGCCGGGTTATCATTTGTTGGTACGTGACGCCAATTCGCGGGAGTCGTGGTTTCACAAATTTCAACGACTCTATTAGCCACGaatgtctttaatttatttgg from Vanessa atalanta chromosome 14, ilVanAtal1.2, whole genome shotgun sequence includes:
- the LOC125068677 gene encoding uncharacterized protein LOC125068677: MGHLPSQRTIPAFPFLTTGVDFAGPFMILNKKGRGAKLSKCYLCLFICFRYKCVHLEAVTELSKDAFVMTLRRFVARRGKPLEIYSDNGRNFVAVAKEIGSFLKENQNSLSEYAATENIKFHFIPTYASHFGGYWEGGIKSAKHHIKRVMGNLNLTYEELSTLFAQVEAILNSRPLYPVSSSPHDLLSLTPGHFLIGRPLSSLPAPVLEEEKATRLQRYNRIEQARQHFWRRWQNEYVSELQQRSKWRTQKCNPLRVGDLVLLQEDNNPPLHWRLGRVIHLHPGIDGVSRVADIMTERGSVRRPFTRLCPLPNQDDN